The nucleotide window CCGGGCGGCCGAGCGCAGACTCGCGGCTCCGGCCGCTCCGTTCTTCTTCGGCGTACCAGGACCGTGCGGCAGTTCCGGCTTCTCGGGGGCGACTGCGGCGGTCATGCGGTGACTCCGTTGCTGTGGGCGAGGCCGAGGTCCCCGCTGCGGCCCGAGGTGATGAGTTCGACGACCTGGGAGTGCGTCACGTCCGACGTGCTGACCTGGGCGGCCATCCGGCCCAGGTAGAGGGCGGCGATCCGGTCGGACACCGCGAAGACGTCGTTCATGTTGTGCGAGATCAGGACCACGGCGAGACCGTTGTCGGCCAGTCGCCGGACCAGTTCGAGTACCTGCGCCGTCTGTGCGACACCGAGCGCGGCGGTCGGCTCGTCCAGGACGACGACCTTGCTGTTCCACAGCACGGCCTTGGCGATGGCCACGGTCTGCCGCTGGCCGCCGGAGAGGCTGGAGACCTGCTGGCGGATGGACTTGACGGTGCGGACCGACAGCGCTTCGAGGGTCCGGGTGGCCATCTCCTCCATCGTCGTGTCGTCCAGGACGAGCCCCCGGCGCTTCTCACGGCCGAGGAACATGTTCTGCACGATGTCGAGGTTGTCGCAGAGCGCCAGGTCCTGGTAGACGATCTCGACGCCCAGGGTCGCCGCCTCACGCGGGCTGTGCACCTGGACCTGCTCACCGTCGAACCAGTACTCGCCGCCGTCGAACGGGTGGATCCCGCCTATGCACTTGACCAGGGTGGACTTGCCTGCGCCGTTGTCCCCGACGAGGGCGGTCACCTCCCCCGGACGGACGTCGAAGGACACATCGTGCAGTACCTGCACGGCGCCGAAGCTCTTGTCGATCCCGCGCAGTCGGAGAATCGGGGTCGCTGTCATGGAAGACGGCTCCTTGGGGTCGTGAGGTCGCGGATCCCGGGGAGGTGAAAACCCCGCGGCCCACGGTCGGGCCGGCCGGTCGGCCGGGGCTACTCGATGCCTGCCTTGGCGCACAGGGCGGCGTAACTGCCCTTGCAGAGCTTCTCCTTGGTGACGTAGCCGTCGTCCACGACGTCCTTGACGTTCTCCTTGTAGATCGCCAGCGGTGTCTCCAGCACGGACGGCACCTCGCGCTTGCCCTTGGGGTCCTCGACGGTCGCGTTCGTCTCGCCCTTCTTGCCCCTGGCGAGGGAGACGGCGAGCGCGGCCGTGGCATCGGCCTCTTTCTTGACCGCCTTGTAGACGGTCATGCACTGGTCGCCGGTGAGGATGTTCTGCAGGGCCTGGACCGTCGCGTCCTGGCCGGTGACCGGGACCTCGCCGTTGCGCTTCTGCTTGCGCAGGACGGCGATGGCCGCGTTGCCGAGACTGTCGTTGGCGGCGAGTACGCCGCCGGTCTTCGGCTCGCTGGTGAGCATCTGCTCGAAGATGGTGCCGGCCTGGGCGCCGTCCCAGTCCGGGACGGACTGGTCCGGGCCCTTCACGTAGGCGCCCGACGTGTACTTCGGACCGAGGACGCCGTTGTAGCCCTCGGCGAGGAGAGTGGCGTTGTTGTCCGTCGGTGAGCCGTTGAGTGTGGCGACGATGGGCTTCTTGGCCTTCTTGTCGGTCAGGCACTTGCTGAGGCCCTCGCCCTGCAGCTTGCCGACCGCGACGTTGTCGAAGCTCACGTAGTACTGGGCGGAGCCGCCGAGGGTGAGCCGGTCGTAGTCGATCGTGGCGACACCCTGACCCTT belongs to Streptomyces sp. V3I8 and includes:
- a CDS encoding ATP-binding cassette domain-containing protein; amino-acid sequence: MTATPILRLRGIDKSFGAVQVLHDVSFDVRPGEVTALVGDNGAGKSTLVKCIGGIHPFDGGEYWFDGEQVQVHSPREAATLGVEIVYQDLALCDNLDIVQNMFLGREKRRGLVLDDTTMEEMATRTLEALSVRTVKSIRQQVSSLSGGQRQTVAIAKAVLWNSKVVVLDEPTAALGVAQTAQVLELVRRLADNGLAVVLISHNMNDVFAVSDRIAALYLGRMAAQVSTSDVTHSQVVELITSGRSGDLGLAHSNGVTA
- a CDS encoding sugar ABC transporter substrate-binding protein; translated protein: MRKGLVLTAASMALAGSLTACGGSSSDDGDSGSDSDSGSGDKPKIGVILPDSKSSARWETADRKYLSEAFKAAGVEFDIQNAQGDKQEFQTIADQMITSGVNVLVIVNLDSGTGKAVLDKAKGQGVATIDYDRLTLGGSAQYYVSFDNVAVGKLQGEGLSKCLTDKKAKKPIVATLNGSPTDNNATLLAEGYNGVLGPKYTSGAYVKGPDQSVPDWDGAQAGTIFEQMLTSEPKTGGVLAANDSLGNAAIAVLRKQKRNGEVPVTGQDATVQALQNILTGDQCMTVYKAVKKEADATAALAVSLARGKKGETNATVEDPKGKREVPSVLETPLAIYKENVKDVVDDGYVTKEKLCKGSYAALCAKAGIE